The genomic segment TGTCAACGCCGGTTGAAAATTGCGCATTCGTGGCCATCGAAAATTGCGCACTCAGCGGAGGTGACGAGCCTCTAGTTCGTCGTTTTCTCCTTTGCTCTTGCTCTCTTTGTCCGGGGGGGTGAAGGGCTCGACTCCGCAGGAGGCGAGTGTAGGATCTTGGAGAGGTCGGTGTGCTTGCGCATCCGGTAGCTGCTGCCTCGGATGTTGACGATATGGCAGTGATGGAGCAGGCGATCGATGAGCGCAGCGGCCATGACCTCGTCGCCCAAGATCTGGCCCCACTCCTCGAAGCCTTTGTTGGAGGTCAGCACAGTGGATGCGCGCTCATAGCGCCGGTTGATGAGTTGGAAGAACAACATGGCACCGCTCTGGCTGACCGGCAGGTAGCCGATCTCGTCGATGACCAGGAGCGAGGGATAGGTGAGGACTTTGAGGCGGCGTCCCAGCTGGCCGGCGGTCTTGGCTTCTTCGAGCGAGGTGATGAGGTCGGCCAGAGCGCCGTAGTAGACTCTGCGCCCGCTCTGAGCCGCGGCAATGGCGAGGCTGATCGCGAGATGCGTCTTGC from the Gemmatimonadota bacterium genome contains:
- a CDS encoding ATP-binding protein, yielding MKAAGSRRDRIRAQLADLKMPGALEAIDDVLTRVDGGGVTASEAIEQLLGAQITLRNNRRLQAAMRSSRLPAIKTLDDFDFSFQPSIKREQIDSLHELGFLERKENVIFLGPPGVGKTHLAISLAIAAAQSGRRVYYGALADLITSLEEAKTAGQLGRRLKVLTYPSLLVIDEIGYLPVSQSGAMLFFQLINRRYERASTVLTSNKGFEEWGQILGDEVMAAALIDRLLHHCHIVNIRGSSYRMRKHTDLSKILHSPPAESSPSPPRTKRARAKEKTTN